GGTCTAATATCAGAAGCATCAAGCATATCCTTTCATGCTATGCCGGGAAAAACTCTCTGGTATTTCTTCATCTGACATGGGGGTGGCTTATCTCAAGGGCTGGCCCGGTCCATCGGAAGGGGAAAAACCATCGGCTTATATCATTATTCTAGTGTAATGATTCTAAAGTTCTTTGAATATTTCGTAAAGGCTATGGATTCCATTTGCTTTACTTTAGAGTGCCTGACTTATTAAAGGAATTTCAGCGTCAGGATACTAGAGACAAGAGAATCAAGACGGCATTCGACTGTGATCATGGAGTCGCCGCTTAGCGCTCACCCCATTTTAGTTTGCGGCGGAGAAGATCGAAGTAGTTGCGTTCGCAGGGCCTCACAAGGTTTATGATGTTCCTGCTCCTGACAACCTTGATGATGTCAGATGCTTTCATTGGAAATCCCACCTGCCCGTCCAGAGTGACGTAAACATCCTCGTCGCTCGTGAGCAATGTGATCTTGATCTCAACCTCGTCAGAGACGACGAGCGGCCTGTTGGTGAGAGTGTGGGGGCAGATCGGAGTAATCACGAAAGCATTCATGCTCGGGAAGATTATGGGTCCCCCTGCGGAAAGAGAATAGGCTGTGGAGCCAGTGGGAGTTGAGACGATCAGGCCGTCCGCTTTGTACGTAGTGACGTAGTAGCCGTCTATCTCGATGCTTAGGTCGATGATCCTTGCCAGAGCAGCCTTGTTGATCACGATGTCGTTCAGGATGGAGTAGCTACCGATCTTTCTTTTCTTTCTCAGGATGTCAACCTTGAGCATCATTCTCTTGTCGAGAGCGATGCTGCCGACAACAGCCCTGTCCAGATACTTGAATAGCTCATCTGTCGAGAACTCCGTGAGGAACCCGAGCCCGCCCAGGTTCACGCCGAGGATGGGAGTCCCCTTTTTCCCGGCGCTCCTGGCGACGCTCAGGAGAGTTCCATCTCCTCCTATGACGACGATAAGGTCCACCTTCTCTGCAAGTTTTTCCCGGGCCATGCCGCGCCTGGCTCCTATCATCCTGGCAGTCGCCGCCTCCGGGATCACGATCAGCCCGTTCTTCCTGGCATAATCCAGCAACTGCAGGATAACCTCTCTGCTCTCGCGTTTTTTAGTCTTAACGACGACCCCGATCTTTCTTACCTTTTTCATGGAAGAGACACTCGATTCGTTTCAGGATCTCGACGTTGCTCATTCCCTTTTCATGGTTGGATAGGTAAAGGAGGAATTCCCTGTTTCCCTCAGCTCCCGTAATGGCGGATTCGGCAATCCCCAGAATGGATAGCTGATTCCTCTTGCAGAACATCGCGATCTCTTTCAGGATCTTTTTCTGGTCATCCTCGTCCCGGATTATACCTCCGGGGCCAACTTTGCCCCTGCCAACCTCGAATTGCGGCTTGACGAGAAGGATCATGATCCCTTTGTTGAGGACCTTCCTCAGTGGGGGGATGACCTTCATCAGTGAAATGAAGGAGACATCAACCGTTATGATATCCGCCTTTTCTGGAAGGTCCTCAGGTTTCAGGTAGCGGACGTTGAATCTCTCGATCGGGATGACCCTTGGATCCCTCCTCAATTTCCAGTCGAGTAGCCCGTAACCGACGTCAAGGGCATAGACCTTCTGTGCTCCTCTCTTCAGGAGGCAATCCGTGAAACCGCCAGTCGAAGCCCCTACATCCAGCGCCACCTTATCCTTCACGTCGATCTCGAAGGTGTTGAGGGCTGCATCCAGCTTGATGCCACCCCGGCTGACGAACGGTTCCCTCTCCATCCGGATTTCGATAAAGTCCTTTTCGCATACCTGCAAAGAGGCCTTATCCACTTTCATCCCGTTAACGTAAACAATGCCTCCGAGGATGAAAGCCTTTGCCTGTTCTCGACTTTTTGCCAGCCCCTTTTTGACTATGTAGGTGTCGAGTCGTTCCTTCGCTTCCTTCTTGGGCATCTCAGCTCCTCCTCTTGATGATGAAATCGGCAAGTGAAGAAAGAATGGAACTCCTCTCTCCGAGAGGCTTGAGGAGCTCTTTCCCTTCCTCGATCAATCGCTGAGCGATCTGATGAGCTCCATCTATTCCATAAAGTGAAGGATACGTCGCCTTTTTCTTCAGGATATCCTTTCTGGTCTGCTTCCCCACTACTTCCTTTTTTCCTTCTGCATCCAGGAGGTCATCGGTTATCTGGAAAGCCAGACCCACTTTCTTTCCAAAATCCGAAATGAGCCTCTTCCTTTCCTCATCGGTTCCGGACATGATTGCGCCGCAGGTGAGGGAGGCGCCTATGAGAGCCCCCGTCTTCATCTGATGGAGACGCTCGCATTCATTCGGCTCAATATCCCTGCCTTCGGATTGAATGTCCATGACTTGGCCTCCAATCAATCCGCCGATGCCACAGGCAGAAGCGATTGTCCTTATGATCTCGATCTTGTTTCTGTTAAAAGCTTCCCCATCCGGGTATCTTGACATAATTTCAAAGGCAAGCGTCAGCAGCGCATCTCCGGCCAGTATTGCCATTGCTTCACTGAAGGCTCTATGGGCGGTTGGCTTTCCTCTTCGGAGATCATCGTTGTCCATGGATGGGAGATCATCATGAATGAGGGAGTAAGTGTGTATGAGCTCAATGGCACAGGCAGAAGGGAGGATATATTCCAGCTTCCCTCCGAGCGCTTCGCAGGACGCAATGGAGAGAATCGGTCTGATCCTCTTTCCACCGGAAAAAACTGAATACCTCATGATCTCGATTATGGAATCCGGAGCATGAGATTCCTTCTGGAGATACTGGTCCAGTTCGGAGTTGATCAGTTCCACTTTTTCATTGAGGTAAGCAGAAATGTTTGCCGTCGTCGTTGCCATCTGCTCATGTTCCTATCGTGAAGAGTTCCATTAAATCATTCGCTTTCATCGGATGGCTCGAAGGGTTGTGGGATGATCTCTCCTGTCGACGATTTCACGAGGATCTCGACCTTCTGCCTTGCCTCTTTC
The nucleotide sequence above comes from Acidobacteriota bacterium. Encoded proteins:
- a CDS encoding NAD(+)/NADH kinase, which produces MKKVRKIGVVVKTKKRESREVILQLLDYARKNGLIVIPEAATARMIGARRGMAREKLAEKVDLIVVIGGDGTLLSVARSAGKKGTPILGVNLGGLGFLTEFSTDELFKYLDRAVVGSIALDKRMMLKVDILRKKRKIGSYSILNDIVINKAALARIIDLSIEIDGYYVTTYKADGLIVSTPTGSTAYSLSAGGPIIFPSMNAFVITPICPHTLTNRPLVVSDEVEIKITLLTSDEDVYVTLDGQVGFPMKASDIIKVVRSRNIINLVRPCERNYFDLLRRKLKWGER
- a CDS encoding TlyA family RNA methyltransferase, whose product is MPKKEAKERLDTYIVKKGLAKSREQAKAFILGGIVYVNGMKVDKASLQVCEKDFIEIRMEREPFVSRGGIKLDAALNTFEIDVKDKVALDVGASTGGFTDCLLKRGAQKVYALDVGYGLLDWKLRRDPRVIPIERFNVRYLKPEDLPEKADIITVDVSFISLMKVIPPLRKVLNKGIMILLVKPQFEVGRGKVGPGGIIRDEDDQKKILKEIAMFCKRNQLSILGIAESAITGAEGNREFLLYLSNHEKGMSNVEILKRIECLFHEKGKKDRGRR
- a CDS encoding polyprenyl synthetase family protein is translated as MATTTANISAYLNEKVELINSELDQYLQKESHAPDSIIEIMRYSVFSGGKRIRPILSIASCEALGGKLEYILPSACAIELIHTYSLIHDDLPSMDNDDLRRGKPTAHRAFSEAMAILAGDALLTLAFEIMSRYPDGEAFNRNKIEIIRTIASACGIGGLIGGQVMDIQSEGRDIEPNECERLHQMKTGALIGASLTCGAIMSGTDEERKRLISDFGKKVGLAFQITDDLLDAEGKKEVVGKQTRKDILKKKATYPSLYGIDGAHQIAQRLIEEGKELLKPLGERSSILSSLADFIIKRRS